From Triticum urartu cultivar G1812 chromosome 2, Tu2.1, whole genome shotgun sequence, a single genomic window includes:
- the LOC125538789 gene encoding uncharacterized protein LOC125538789 yields MKALAGDSNASAPLLLATKISIPASSTGGAAEAALLGKGRYKVWALAAIALLALWSMSAASVSLRWSAGDLAAAVSGDLDAPLRDDLDSLEMEEREKLVGRMWDMYTRTSDEVRLPRFWQEAFEAAYEELAGDDMQVRDTAISEIARMSAHRLELEQPVNANEEEGKVSIRNNDHGRVKQ; encoded by the exons ATGAAGGCCCTCGCCGGCGACAGCAACGCCTCCGCGCCGCTTCTGCTGGCGACTAAGATCAGCATCCCCGCCTCCTCCACGGGCGGGGCCGCGGAGGCCGCGCTCCTCGGGAAGGGGCGGTACAAGGTGTGGGCCCTCGCCGCCATCGCGCTCCTCGCGCTCTGGTCCATGTCGGCCGCCTCCGTCTCCCTCCGCTGGTCAGCCGGCGACCTAGCAGCCGCTGTCTCAGGGGACCTCGACGCGCCACTCCGTGACGATCTCGATTCCCTC GAGATGGAGGAAAGGGAGAAATTAGTTGGTCGGATGTGGGACATGTACACACGCACCAGCGATGAGGTACGCCTTCCACGGTTCTGGCAGGAAGCATTCGAGGCTGCATACGAGGAGCTTGCTGGTGATGATATGCAGGTCCGCGACACGGCCATCTCTGAGATTGCTCGAATGTCAGCCCACAGACTTGAGCTTGAGCAGCCTGTGAATGCGAATGAG GAAGAGGGCAAGGTAAGCATCAGGAATAATGATCATGGCAGAGTGAAGCAGTAG
- the LOC125538790 gene encoding kelch repeat-containing protein At3g27220-like isoform X2, with protein MARPAAKALPPKHLVALAVVAILGLFLVADYLWASSRSAAPSIWPSRVDISTRPTASPPPSAKQTKGNASTGSMDISATFADLPAPELQWEQMAEAPVPRLDGAAIQIKNLLFVFAGYGTINYVHSHVDIYNFSDNTWGGKFDMPKEMAHSHLGMVTDGRYIYVVTGQYGPQCRGPTARNFVLDTERKEWHDLPPLPVPRYAPATQLWRGRLHVMGGSKEDRHEPGVEHWSLAVKDGKALEQEWRSEIPIPRGGPHRACVVANDKLLVIGGQEGDFMAKPGSPIFKCVRRSEMVYSDVYMLDDEMKWKELPPMPKPDSHIEFAWTNVNNSIIIAGGTTEKHPINKRMTLVGEVFRFNLETLEWSVIGRLPFRIKTTLVGYWDGWLYFTSGQRDKGPSNPSPKKVVGCMWRTKLHL; from the exons ATGGCGAGGCCGGCGGCGAAGGCGCTGCCGCCCAAGCACCTCGTGGCGCTCGCCGTCGTCGCCATCCTCGGACTCTTCCTAGTCGCCGACTACCTCTGGGCCTCCTCCCGCTCCGCTGCCCCCTCCATCTGGCCCTCGAGGGTCGATATCTCCACTCGCCCCACGGCGTCGCCGCCGCCCTCGGCGA AGCAAACAAAGGGCAATGCATCTACAGGTTCCATGGACATAAGTGCCACTTTTGCGGATTTGCCAGCACCAGAATTGCAGTGGGAGCAGATGGCTGAAGCACCGGTACCACGTTTGGACGGTGCTGCTATACAGATTAAGAATCTCTTATTTGTGTTTGCTGGATATGGCACCATTAACTAT GTGCATTCTCATGTGGATATTTACAATTTCTCGGATAATACATGGGGAGGAAAGTTTGATATGCCAAAGGAAATGGCACATTCACATCTGGGGATGGTTACAGATGGAAGATATATTTACGTAGTAACTGGACAATACGGCCCTCAGTGTAGGGGGCCTACAGCTCGAAATTTTGTGTTGGACACTGAAAGAAAAGAATGGCATGATTTGCCTCCACTGCCAGTTCCTAG GTATGCTCCAGCCACACAACTTTGGAGAGGGAGGCTTCATGTGATGGGTGGTAGTAAGGAGGACAGACATGAACCTGGAGTTGAACATTGGAGCCTCGCAGTTAAGGATGGGAAAGCATTGGAGCAGGAATGGAGGAGCGAGATACCAATCCCTCGTGGTGGTCCACATAG GGCATGTGTTGTTGCTAATGATAAGCTCCTTGTTATTGGTGGTCAAGAAGGAGATTTTATGGCCAAACCTGGATCACCTATATTTAAATGTGTTAGAAGAAGTGAG ATGGTGTACAGTGATGTATACATGCTTGATGATGAAATGAAGTGGAAGGAACTTCCACCCATGCCGAAGCCAGATTCACATATAGAGTTTGCCTGGACGAATGTCAACAATTCTATAATTATTGCTGGGGGAACTACagaaaagcacccaattaataaAAGAATGACCTTGGTTGGTGAAGTATTTCGGTTCAATTTGGAGACACTG GAATGGAGTGTGATCGGGCGGTTACCTTTCCGGATCAAGACCACGTTGGTAGGATACTGGGATGGCTGGCTGTATTTCACTTCCGGGCAACGGGACAAGGGCCCAAGCAACCCATCTCCTAAAAAGGTTGTCGGGTGCATGTGGAGAACTAAGTTGCACCTGTGA
- the LOC125538790 gene encoding kelch repeat-containing protein At3g27220-like isoform X1 has protein sequence MARPAAKALPPKHLVALAVVAILGLFLVADYLWASSRSAAPSIWPSRVDISTRPTASPPPSANKQTKGNASTGSMDISATFADLPAPELQWEQMAEAPVPRLDGAAIQIKNLLFVFAGYGTINYVHSHVDIYNFSDNTWGGKFDMPKEMAHSHLGMVTDGRYIYVVTGQYGPQCRGPTARNFVLDTERKEWHDLPPLPVPRYAPATQLWRGRLHVMGGSKEDRHEPGVEHWSLAVKDGKALEQEWRSEIPIPRGGPHRACVVANDKLLVIGGQEGDFMAKPGSPIFKCVRRSEMVYSDVYMLDDEMKWKELPPMPKPDSHIEFAWTNVNNSIIIAGGTTEKHPINKRMTLVGEVFRFNLETLEWSVIGRLPFRIKTTLVGYWDGWLYFTSGQRDKGPSNPSPKKVVGCMWRTKLHL, from the exons ATGGCGAGGCCGGCGGCGAAGGCGCTGCCGCCCAAGCACCTCGTGGCGCTCGCCGTCGTCGCCATCCTCGGACTCTTCCTAGTCGCCGACTACCTCTGGGCCTCCTCCCGCTCCGCTGCCCCCTCCATCTGGCCCTCGAGGGTCGATATCTCCACTCGCCCCACGGCGTCGCCGCCGCCCTCGGCGAATAAG CAAACAAAGGGCAATGCATCTACAGGTTCCATGGACATAAGTGCCACTTTTGCGGATTTGCCAGCACCAGAATTGCAGTGGGAGCAGATGGCTGAAGCACCGGTACCACGTTTGGACGGTGCTGCTATACAGATTAAGAATCTCTTATTTGTGTTTGCTGGATATGGCACCATTAACTAT GTGCATTCTCATGTGGATATTTACAATTTCTCGGATAATACATGGGGAGGAAAGTTTGATATGCCAAAGGAAATGGCACATTCACATCTGGGGATGGTTACAGATGGAAGATATATTTACGTAGTAACTGGACAATACGGCCCTCAGTGTAGGGGGCCTACAGCTCGAAATTTTGTGTTGGACACTGAAAGAAAAGAATGGCATGATTTGCCTCCACTGCCAGTTCCTAG GTATGCTCCAGCCACACAACTTTGGAGAGGGAGGCTTCATGTGATGGGTGGTAGTAAGGAGGACAGACATGAACCTGGAGTTGAACATTGGAGCCTCGCAGTTAAGGATGGGAAAGCATTGGAGCAGGAATGGAGGAGCGAGATACCAATCCCTCGTGGTGGTCCACATAG GGCATGTGTTGTTGCTAATGATAAGCTCCTTGTTATTGGTGGTCAAGAAGGAGATTTTATGGCCAAACCTGGATCACCTATATTTAAATGTGTTAGAAGAAGTGAG ATGGTGTACAGTGATGTATACATGCTTGATGATGAAATGAAGTGGAAGGAACTTCCACCCATGCCGAAGCCAGATTCACATATAGAGTTTGCCTGGACGAATGTCAACAATTCTATAATTATTGCTGGGGGAACTACagaaaagcacccaattaataaAAGAATGACCTTGGTTGGTGAAGTATTTCGGTTCAATTTGGAGACACTG GAATGGAGTGTGATCGGGCGGTTACCTTTCCGGATCAAGACCACGTTGGTAGGATACTGGGATGGCTGGCTGTATTTCACTTCCGGGCAACGGGACAAGGGCCCAAGCAACCCATCTCCTAAAAAGGTTGTCGGGTGCATGTGGAGAACTAAGTTGCACCTGTGA